A part of Myxococcus landrumus genomic DNA contains:
- a CDS encoding alpha/beta hydrolase family protein: MSSLWVLDEPSPAPDARIAYGPGPHHFGELRLPSGPGPHPVVVVVHGGFWRAKYDLAYMGHACAALTASGFATWSLEFRRIGHEGGGFPGTFEDVALGADHLRALAGAHSLDLSRVVFMGHSAGGHLALWLGARHRLPGRGVLCRGNPLRPRGVVALAAVSQLPRAHELRLSDGVVESFMGGTPEALPVPYSLASPSALQPLGLPQVLIHGVEDDTVPVAMSEDFCVRGRSLGDDVRAVSLAGAGHFEIVDPRSREWPGVAEAIRSLM; encoded by the coding sequence ATGTCCTCCCTGTGGGTTCTCGACGAGCCGTCTCCCGCTCCCGACGCACGCATCGCCTATGGCCCCGGGCCGCATCACTTCGGGGAGCTGCGGCTTCCTTCGGGCCCCGGGCCGCATCCGGTGGTGGTGGTCGTTCATGGGGGCTTCTGGCGCGCGAAATACGACCTCGCGTACATGGGGCACGCGTGTGCCGCGCTGACGGCGAGCGGCTTCGCGACGTGGAGCTTGGAGTTCCGCCGCATTGGCCACGAGGGCGGAGGCTTTCCGGGCACGTTCGAGGATGTCGCGCTCGGCGCGGACCATCTGCGTGCGCTCGCGGGGGCGCATTCGCTGGACCTGTCGCGAGTGGTCTTCATGGGCCACTCGGCTGGAGGTCATCTCGCGTTGTGGCTGGGGGCGCGGCACAGGCTGCCCGGTCGTGGAGTGTTGTGTCGCGGCAACCCGCTGCGGCCTCGCGGTGTCGTGGCGCTGGCGGCGGTGTCTCAGTTGCCGCGTGCGCATGAGCTGCGATTGAGTGACGGTGTCGTGGAGTCCTTCATGGGAGGCACGCCCGAGGCGCTCCCCGTGCCCTACTCGCTGGCCTCGCCCTCCGCGCTCCAACCGCTCGGCCTGCCGCAGGTGCTCATCCACGGCGTGGAGGACGACACGGTCCCCGTGGCGATGAGCGAGGACTTCTGTGTGCGCGGCCGCTCATTGGGGGATGACGTGCGCGCGGTCAGTCTCGCGGGGGCGGGTCACTTCGAGATTGTCGACCCCCGCTCGCGGGAGTGGCCTGGTGTCGCGGAGGCCATCCGCTCCCTGATGTGA
- the ada gene encoding bifunctional DNA-binding transcriptional regulator/O6-methylguanine-DNA methyltransferase Ada — protein sequence MTTHNPTRSFASDDARWEAVLARDARADTSFVYAVATTGVYCRPSSSARLPRRENVEFFDSAQAAEAAGYRPSRRHQRDQTSAAAERASLVAASCRRIETSEGGPPLDELAADVGMSPFHFHRVFKAETGLTPKEYAATARAKRLREELSATKDGSVTTAIYEAGYGSSSRFYEASDGILGMRARDYRAGAPGLAIRFAVGQCTLGAVLVAQSLRGICAILMGDEPDRLVRELQDQFPKAELVGGDEQFEHLVAQVVGFIEAPSLGLNLPLDVRGTAFQGRVWRALREIPAGATVSYAEIAERIGAPRAVRAVAKACGANRIAVAIPCHRVVRRDGDISGYRWGVERKRELLQRETEAQTDA from the coding sequence ATGACGACGCACAATCCGACCAGGTCCTTCGCGAGCGATGACGCGCGGTGGGAGGCCGTCCTCGCTCGTGATGCACGGGCTGATACCTCGTTCGTGTATGCCGTTGCGACCACAGGTGTCTATTGCCGCCCGAGCTCATCGGCGCGCCTTCCTCGCCGCGAGAATGTCGAGTTCTTCGACTCGGCGCAGGCCGCCGAGGCCGCGGGATACCGCCCGAGCCGCCGCCATCAGCGTGACCAGACGAGCGCGGCCGCCGAGCGGGCGAGCCTCGTCGCGGCGAGCTGCCGGCGAATCGAAACGTCGGAGGGAGGGCCCCCGCTCGATGAGCTGGCGGCCGACGTCGGCATGAGCCCGTTCCACTTTCACAGGGTCTTCAAGGCGGAGACGGGCCTCACGCCCAAGGAGTACGCGGCCACGGCGCGAGCCAAGAGGCTCCGTGAGGAACTCTCGGCCACCAAGGATGGCTCCGTGACGACTGCCATCTACGAAGCAGGCTATGGCTCCAGCAGCCGCTTCTACGAGGCGTCGGATGGAATCCTCGGCATGCGAGCCCGAGACTATCGCGCGGGTGCACCGGGGCTCGCGATCCGCTTCGCCGTCGGGCAGTGCACGCTGGGGGCGGTGCTGGTGGCCCAAAGCCTTCGTGGAATCTGTGCGATTTTGATGGGTGACGAGCCCGACCGGCTCGTCCGAGAGCTTCAAGATCAGTTCCCCAAGGCGGAGTTGGTGGGTGGGGACGAGCAGTTCGAGCACCTCGTCGCGCAGGTGGTGGGCTTCATCGAAGCGCCTTCCTTGGGACTGAACCTTCCGCTCGATGTTCGCGGCACGGCCTTCCAGGGGCGAGTGTGGCGGGCGCTCCGAGAGATTCCGGCGGGGGCGACGGTGAGCTACGCGGAGATCGCCGAACGCATCGGCGCGCCGAGGGCGGTGCGTGCGGTCGCGAAGGCCTGTGGCGCCAATCGCATCGCGGTGGCCATCCCCTGTCACCGCGTGGTCCGTCGTGACGGAGACATCTCGGGTTACCGCTGGGGCGTGGAGCGCAAGCGCGAGCTCCTTCAGCGTGAAACAGAGGCCCAGACGGACGCATGA
- a CDS encoding SDR family oxidoreductase: MDFGLKGRRALVMGASAGLGYATAQALVKEGATVAICSRGGDKLERAAKSLGAALAVPCDLTQPGAARRLVDEVTAKLGGVDVLVVNTGGPPAGPFEALTAEQWQLGFQSLWMAAVDGMQAALPGMRERKWGRIVLVTSLAAREAMANLTVSNGLRAGLLGLVKTVSNEVAQHGVTVNAVLPGYHATERMTELGLTDEKVAPQIPARRLGRPEELAALVAFLSSEQASYVTGQSICVDGGAQRGF, from the coding sequence ATGGATTTCGGACTGAAGGGTAGGCGCGCGCTCGTCATGGGCGCGTCGGCGGGACTGGGCTACGCGACGGCGCAGGCGCTGGTGAAGGAAGGCGCGACGGTGGCCATCTGCTCGCGCGGTGGCGACAAGCTGGAGCGCGCGGCGAAGTCGCTGGGCGCGGCGCTGGCGGTGCCGTGTGACTTGACGCAGCCGGGCGCGGCGCGGCGGCTGGTGGACGAGGTGACGGCGAAGCTGGGCGGCGTGGATGTGCTCGTGGTGAACACGGGCGGGCCGCCGGCGGGACCGTTCGAGGCGCTGACGGCGGAGCAGTGGCAGCTCGGGTTCCAGAGCCTGTGGATGGCGGCGGTGGATGGCATGCAGGCGGCGCTGCCCGGGATGCGGGAGCGGAAGTGGGGCCGCATCGTGCTGGTGACGTCGCTGGCGGCGCGTGAGGCGATGGCGAACCTCACGGTGTCCAATGGCTTGCGCGCGGGGTTGCTCGGGTTGGTGAAGACGGTGAGCAACGAGGTGGCGCAGCACGGCGTCACGGTGAACGCGGTGCTGCCGGGCTACCACGCGACGGAGCGGATGACGGAGCTGGGCCTCACGGACGAGAAGGTGGCGCCGCAGATTCCCGCGCGGCGGCTGGGACGTCCCGAGGAGCTGGCCGCGCTGGTGGCGTTCCTGTCGTCCGAGCAGGCGTCGTACGTCACGGGCCAGTCCATCTGCGTCGACGGCGGAGCGCAGCGCGGGTTCTGA
- a CDS encoding glutamine synthetase family protein, with product MDTKGLRTFLEIPYDELEERNLRVKEQRLRHESPDKVREERIKYLTDERALKAVTVCFTDLEGRLHMLDYDKKFLLKSADNLTFDGSSIRGFSQQAESDLRLNVDWGSFYWLPSDIFGPGKVLVFSEVLERDGTPYHSDMRGQLKRITEAMYQKDGTVFHTAPEVEGFLFKGRDAERHYHETGKFDFISTGGYYHSLPGDPLRAFIDKAAEAQRAMGFQNEKDHPEVAPSQFEMNFTYSEALVSADQIQLYKLLCRQVAAQMDTTASFLPKPVTGVNGNGMHMNMSLSKGGKNLFYDKAGQDGLSQMGWEFIDRLLTNANDICLVLNSSVNAYRRLDPHFEAPNQIKASANNRGAMVRIPYGNERSARVECRSVGPDANPYLASYVLLRTGLEGPQPQEDAESKRSRTRFLPDNIFDAVRLFKGSQFISSILGENVQGKFAELKTASAERCPKQLGTRVKYSEIQFHHEVTNQYLWSQF from the coding sequence ATGGACACAAAAGGGCTGAGGACGTTCCTTGAGATTCCCTACGACGAACTCGAGGAGCGCAACCTGCGGGTGAAGGAGCAGCGCCTGCGGCACGAGTCCCCGGACAAGGTCCGTGAGGAGCGCATCAAGTACCTGACGGACGAGCGCGCCCTGAAGGCCGTCACCGTGTGCTTCACCGACCTCGAGGGTCGGCTGCACATGCTGGACTACGACAAGAAGTTCCTCCTCAAGAGCGCCGACAACCTCACCTTCGACGGCTCCTCCATCCGCGGCTTCTCCCAGCAGGCGGAGAGTGATTTGCGCCTGAACGTCGACTGGGGCTCCTTCTACTGGCTGCCCTCCGACATCTTCGGCCCCGGCAAGGTGCTGGTGTTCAGCGAGGTCCTGGAGCGCGACGGCACCCCGTACCACTCGGACATGCGCGGCCAGCTCAAGCGCATCACCGAGGCCATGTACCAGAAGGACGGCACCGTCTTTCACACCGCGCCCGAAGTCGAAGGCTTCCTCTTCAAGGGCCGCGACGCCGAGCGCCACTACCACGAGACGGGCAAGTTCGACTTCATCTCCACCGGCGGCTACTACCACTCGCTGCCCGGAGACCCGCTGCGCGCCTTCATCGACAAGGCCGCCGAGGCCCAGCGCGCCATGGGCTTCCAGAACGAGAAGGACCATCCCGAGGTGGCCCCCAGCCAGTTCGAGATGAACTTCACGTACAGCGAGGCGCTCGTCTCCGCCGACCAGATCCAGCTCTACAAGCTGCTGTGCCGCCAGGTCGCGGCCCAGATGGACACCACCGCCAGCTTCCTCCCGAAGCCGGTGACGGGCGTCAATGGCAATGGCATGCACATGAACATGTCACTGTCGAAGGGCGGCAAGAACCTGTTCTACGACAAGGCCGGCCAGGACGGCCTGAGCCAGATGGGCTGGGAGTTCATCGACCGGCTGCTCACCAACGCCAATGACATCTGCCTGGTGCTCAACTCCAGCGTGAATGCGTACCGCCGCCTGGACCCGCACTTCGAGGCGCCCAACCAAATCAAGGCCAGCGCCAACAACCGCGGCGCCATGGTGCGCATCCCCTACGGCAACGAGCGCTCCGCCCGCGTCGAGTGCCGCTCCGTGGGCCCGGATGCCAACCCGTACCTGGCCAGCTACGTCCTGCTGCGCACCGGCCTGGAGGGCCCGCAGCCCCAGGAGGACGCGGAGAGCAAGCGCAGCCGCACCCGCTTCCTGCCCGACAACATCTTCGACGCCGTCCGCCTCTTCAAGGGCAGCCAGTTCATCTCCAGCATCCTGGGCGAGAACGTGCAGGGCAAGTTCGCGGAGCTCAAGACGGCGTCCGCCGAGCGCTGCCCCAAGCAGCTGGGCACGCGCGTGAAGTACTCCGAAATCCAGTTCCACCACGAGGTCACCAACCAGTACCTCTGGAGCCAGTTCTAG
- a CDS encoding S41 family peptidase: MRRVHLPWVAVLLLALTSLPSHVLAQQAPEARAVERRIQLVKLWGTVRFRHPQALAKPAEWDAAFLAALPKVEAARDAQSYAAAVQGMLAALGDPATLVEPETPPTVSIPPPTLRALKSWEKDVLVLDLRNLLGPEAQSAWTEMEQALDADAAKARAVVLDLRMRGLTRYGLPWVLPALLPHFIEGELTVPGTREVAHMGLKPQDGEQSVHETHFIVSASTLVAGTPGKKPALLVFLVDSGTALDLSVLALQAQGKALLVAEGPLDDSSINFQIPLPLGEGYRAMMSINEPVLPLSADLARPVRARMDGPDEGMRQALSLATRPPKRGSLAARPLRPLAPWRPEPAYADALYPSRELRILAGAKLWTAVDSFFAYPDLMDQPWETRLPAILEKMEKAQNATEYVLALAEVGTWLRDGHVHVRGHPELQRFFGVNAPLWVTDIDGKAVVLDVFVPESVPGLAVGDIIEKVNGEPIDERARKFAPYTSGSTPDFHRHVTLRRALAGPDGSEARLTVRDAKGIKEVKLTYKQGQGFPPSSRKEPFQVLEGNIGLVDLALLEAWQVPALFEKLKDTRGIVFDLRNYPRGSLWALAPYLDVKGSRPFALGEAPFVGGLHSGWLKNTSHASTSAPFKYQGRTVTLIDTRTMSQAEHTGLMLEGTADTVFVGSPTAGANGDITHAVLPGGVRFTFTGANIRHGDGRQLQRKGLEPHVKLRPTLAGLRAGRDELLERAIQILKEKPAQPTATRRE; encoded by the coding sequence ATGAGGCGAGTACACCTTCCCTGGGTCGCCGTGCTGTTGTTGGCCCTCACCAGCCTGCCTTCGCACGTGCTGGCGCAACAGGCCCCTGAAGCACGCGCCGTCGAGCGGCGAATCCAGCTCGTGAAGCTCTGGGGCACCGTTCGCTTCCGCCACCCACAAGCCCTCGCCAAGCCCGCTGAATGGGACGCGGCGTTCCTCGCGGCGCTGCCCAAGGTCGAAGCGGCGCGGGACGCCCAGTCCTATGCCGCCGCGGTCCAGGGGATGCTCGCGGCGCTCGGAGACCCGGCCACGCTGGTGGAGCCCGAGACGCCTCCGACCGTCTCGATTCCTCCTCCCACGCTGCGCGCGCTCAAGAGCTGGGAGAAGGACGTTCTCGTGCTCGACCTGCGCAACCTCCTGGGCCCCGAGGCGCAGTCCGCGTGGACGGAGATGGAGCAGGCGCTCGACGCGGACGCGGCGAAGGCCCGCGCGGTGGTGCTGGACCTGCGCATGCGAGGGCTCACGCGCTACGGCCTCCCGTGGGTGCTCCCCGCGCTGCTGCCCCACTTCATCGAGGGCGAGCTGACCGTGCCCGGCACGCGAGAGGTGGCCCACATGGGACTGAAGCCCCAGGACGGCGAGCAGAGCGTCCATGAGACCCACTTCATCGTCTCCGCGAGCACCCTCGTCGCGGGCACTCCCGGCAAGAAGCCCGCCCTGCTCGTCTTCCTCGTCGACTCGGGCACGGCCCTCGACCTGTCCGTCCTCGCGTTGCAGGCGCAAGGCAAGGCGCTCCTCGTCGCGGAGGGCCCGCTCGATGACTCCTCCATCAACTTCCAGATTCCGCTCCCCCTGGGCGAGGGCTACCGCGCGATGATGAGCATCAACGAACCGGTGCTCCCGCTCTCCGCGGACCTGGCGCGCCCCGTCCGGGCCCGCATGGACGGGCCCGACGAGGGGATGCGACAGGCGCTCTCGCTGGCGACCCGCCCTCCCAAGCGCGGGAGCCTCGCCGCCAGGCCCCTTCGGCCGCTGGCCCCCTGGCGTCCGGAGCCGGCCTACGCCGATGCGCTCTATCCGTCCCGCGAGCTGCGCATCCTGGCTGGGGCCAAGTTGTGGACAGCGGTGGACTCCTTCTTCGCCTACCCGGACTTGATGGACCAGCCCTGGGAGACTCGCCTGCCGGCGATTCTCGAGAAGATGGAGAAGGCCCAGAACGCCACCGAGTACGTGCTCGCGCTGGCCGAGGTGGGCACGTGGCTGCGAGACGGACATGTCCACGTGAGAGGACACCCCGAGCTCCAGCGGTTCTTCGGCGTCAACGCGCCGCTCTGGGTGACGGACATCGACGGCAAGGCGGTCGTGCTGGACGTGTTCGTTCCGGAGAGCGTGCCGGGGCTCGCGGTGGGCGACATCATCGAGAAGGTCAACGGAGAGCCCATCGATGAGCGGGCGCGCAAGTTCGCCCCCTACACGTCGGGCTCCACGCCGGACTTCCATCGGCACGTCACGCTGCGACGCGCGCTCGCGGGGCCGGATGGCTCCGAGGCGCGGCTCACCGTGCGGGATGCGAAGGGCATCAAGGAGGTGAAGCTCACCTACAAGCAAGGACAGGGGTTTCCCCCTTCGTCGCGCAAGGAGCCCTTCCAGGTGTTGGAGGGAAACATCGGGCTCGTCGACCTCGCCTTGCTGGAGGCGTGGCAGGTGCCGGCCCTGTTCGAGAAGCTCAAGGACACCCGAGGCATCGTGTTCGACCTGCGCAACTATCCGCGCGGGAGCCTGTGGGCGCTGGCGCCCTATCTCGACGTGAAGGGCTCGCGACCGTTCGCCCTCGGGGAAGCTCCCTTCGTGGGCGGGCTGCACTCCGGCTGGCTGAAGAACACGAGCCATGCCTCCACGAGTGCCCCCTTCAAGTATCAAGGACGCACCGTCACGCTGATTGATACGCGCACCATGAGCCAGGCCGAGCACACGGGCCTGATGTTGGAGGGCACGGCGGATACGGTCTTCGTGGGCAGCCCGACCGCGGGCGCCAATGGAGACATCACCCATGCGGTGCTGCCCGGAGGGGTTCGCTTCACCTTCACCGGCGCGAACATCCGCCATGGCGACGGACGGCAGCTCCAGCGCAAGGGGTTGGAACCCCACGTGAAGCTGCGGCCCACCCTCGCGGGCCTCCGGGCGGGACGGGACGAGCTGCTGGAGCGCGCCATCCAGATTCTGAAGGAGAAGCCGGCTCAGCCCACCGCCACCCGGCGGGAGTGA
- a CDS encoding FAD-dependent oxidoreductase produces the protein MRATEQNEGVIIVGAGLVGSLLAVELARQGYSVEVLERRPDMRREVIDAGRSINLAISTRGLYALRQQGLEEEALRHAIPMRGRMIHPPKGSLVYQPYGKDDSQHINSLSRAWLNKFLMSAAEQSGRVRFRYRQRVTHLDSRTGALTVVDEGTGEERREEGRVVFGTDGSGSAVRQALEQVPGFESTQEQLGHGYKELTIPAGPGGAFQMEKHALHIWPRGTYMLIALPNEDGSFTCTLFLPWKGPVSFESLDTPARLEAFFEEQFPDAKALIPDLTEAFFARPTGSMVTVKCAPWHAGGKAVVLGDAAHAIVPFFGQGMNCGFEDVTVFNRLLAEHGAWESLFGALEKLRKTNSDAIADMAVENFIEMRDSTGNPRFLLEKAVEKVLLNAFPGTFVSRYSMVSFSRVPYRLAYEVGAIAGGIVSELSEGLTRAEDVDLERAGRLIQERLVPFMKEHADGFRTEG, from the coding sequence ATGCGCGCGACTGAGCAGAACGAGGGGGTCATCATCGTGGGCGCGGGCCTGGTGGGCTCGCTGCTCGCGGTGGAGCTGGCCCGCCAGGGCTACTCGGTGGAGGTGCTGGAGCGCCGCCCGGACATGCGGCGCGAGGTCATCGACGCGGGGCGCTCCATCAACCTCGCCATCTCCACGCGGGGCCTGTACGCGCTGCGGCAGCAGGGGCTGGAGGAGGAGGCGCTCCGCCACGCCATCCCCATGCGGGGGCGGATGATTCATCCGCCGAAGGGCTCGCTCGTCTATCAGCCGTACGGCAAGGACGACTCGCAGCACATCAACTCGCTGTCGCGGGCGTGGCTGAACAAGTTCCTGATGTCGGCGGCGGAGCAGTCCGGACGGGTCCGCTTCCGCTACCGGCAGCGGGTGACGCACCTGGACTCCAGGACGGGCGCGCTCACGGTGGTGGACGAGGGCACGGGTGAGGAGCGCCGCGAGGAAGGCCGCGTGGTGTTCGGCACGGACGGCTCTGGCTCCGCGGTGCGACAGGCGCTGGAGCAGGTGCCGGGCTTCGAGTCGACGCAGGAGCAACTGGGGCACGGCTACAAGGAGCTGACGATTCCGGCGGGCCCGGGTGGCGCGTTCCAGATGGAGAAGCACGCGCTGCACATCTGGCCACGTGGGACGTACATGTTGATTGCGCTGCCCAATGAGGACGGCAGCTTCACGTGTACGTTGTTCCTGCCGTGGAAGGGGCCGGTGAGCTTCGAGTCCCTGGACACACCCGCGCGGCTGGAGGCGTTCTTCGAGGAGCAGTTCCCCGATGCGAAGGCGCTCATCCCGGATTTGACGGAGGCGTTCTTCGCGCGGCCCACGGGCAGCATGGTGACGGTGAAGTGCGCGCCGTGGCATGCGGGCGGCAAGGCGGTGGTGCTGGGGGACGCGGCGCACGCCATCGTTCCGTTCTTCGGCCAGGGGATGAACTGCGGCTTCGAGGACGTCACGGTGTTCAACCGGCTGCTCGCGGAGCACGGCGCGTGGGAGAGCCTGTTCGGCGCGCTGGAGAAGCTGCGCAAGACGAACTCGGATGCCATCGCGGACATGGCGGTGGAGAACTTCATCGAGATGCGCGACAGCACGGGCAACCCGCGCTTCCTGCTGGAGAAGGCGGTGGAGAAGGTGCTGCTCAATGCCTTCCCGGGCACGTTCGTCAGTCGCTACTCGATGGTGAGCTTCAGCCGGGTGCCGTATCGGCTGGCGTACGAGGTGGGGGCGATTGCCGGTGGCATCGTCTCGGAGTTGTCCGAGGGGCTGACGCGCGCCGAGGACGTGGACCTGGAGCGGGCCGGGCGGCTCATCCAGGAGCGGTTGGTGCCATTCATGAAGGAGCACGCGGATGGATTTCGGACTGAAGGGTAG
- a CDS encoding Ada metal-binding domain-containing protein, translating into MPGSLGGHRAGRLYGRLDCRAALQAIARGGYVKHRVFFRDEATAIVAGYRPCAVCMPAEYARWKSSR; encoded by the coding sequence GTGCCTGGCTCCCTCGGTGGTCATCGCGCGGGCCGGCTCTACGGCCGGCTCGATTGTCGCGCGGCGCTGCAAGCCATCGCACGCGGAGGTTACGTGAAGCACCGGGTCTTCTTCCGCGACGAAGCCACGGCCATCGTCGCGGGCTATCGGCCGTGCGCGGTGTGCATGCCCGCGGAGTATGCGCGGTGGAAGTCGTCGAGGTGA
- a CDS encoding ester cyclase, whose protein sequence is MGKENENKAVVGRWFTEFWGKSVNLAVVDEIAAPDMLLKYSLHEPRRGRADIKAFMTDFRAAFPDLNFWGTAALIAEGDYVVGQWEGGGTHTGPAFNDFLLGGLPTATGRKMHFTGTTVLKVLNGKIVEEIGLDDGLTAMTQLQLIKKA, encoded by the coding sequence ATGGGCAAAGAGAATGAGAACAAGGCCGTCGTGGGTCGCTGGTTCACCGAGTTCTGGGGGAAGAGCGTGAACCTCGCGGTCGTGGATGAAATCGCCGCGCCAGACATGCTGCTCAAGTATTCGCTTCACGAGCCGCGTCGTGGCCGCGCCGACATCAAGGCGTTCATGACCGATTTCCGCGCCGCGTTCCCCGACCTCAATTTCTGGGGAACGGCCGCGCTCATCGCCGAGGGCGACTACGTCGTCGGTCAGTGGGAAGGCGGCGGCACGCATACGGGGCCGGCCTTCAATGACTTCCTGCTCGGTGGTCTCCCCACCGCGACGGGCCGCAAGATGCACTTCACCGGGACAACCGTGCTGAAGGTCCTCAATGGCAAGATTGTCGAAGAGATTGGCTTGGACGACGGCCTCACCGCCATGACCCAGCTCCAGCTCATCAAGAAGGCCTGA
- a CDS encoding acetamidase/formamidase family protein has translation MLRHLLWLFLVCVPAVAFAQTPVKESWVVTTDLWGNALQQSLTLERTGKRLGGDLDGEGVEGERSGSDVRFVVTDANKVQSIYTGKVSGDTLRGIADMPDTNTPKARVKHPFTARRIPERPAGPPRRHDFKPTTYSNEFSATREPVLTLWSGDTLKTTTLDSGGVDEHGVTRALFGNPQTGPFFIADARAGDMLVIHLKRLRLNRRHADSLDSIVGRALTPALAAKAAELGKPVRWKLDLERGVASPESPTERLKDFTVPLKPMLGGLAVAPDFGLPAFSTGDTGRFGGNMDFNEVVEGNTVSLPVYQPGALLYFGDAHAAQGDGETSQYALETSMEVELTVEVVRGKAPSMPRVESPTHLMVLGQAGSLDDALRSATSGMTQWLEQDYGLTLSESAQVLGSSVQYVVANLAGRSVGVVAKLDKARLAKLRREAK, from the coding sequence ATGCTCCGACATCTCCTGTGGCTGTTCCTGGTTTGTGTCCCCGCCGTGGCGTTCGCGCAGACTCCCGTGAAGGAGTCCTGGGTCGTGACGACGGACCTGTGGGGCAATGCGCTTCAGCAGAGCCTCACGCTGGAGCGGACGGGCAAGCGGCTGGGCGGAGACCTGGATGGGGAAGGGGTGGAGGGCGAGCGTTCGGGCAGTGATGTCCGCTTCGTCGTCACGGACGCGAACAAGGTCCAGTCGATCTACACCGGCAAGGTGAGTGGGGACACGCTGAGGGGCATCGCGGACATGCCCGACACCAACACCCCGAAGGCCCGGGTGAAGCATCCGTTCACCGCGCGGCGGATTCCCGAGCGTCCCGCCGGGCCGCCGCGCCGGCATGACTTCAAGCCGACGACCTACTCCAACGAATTCTCCGCGACCCGTGAGCCGGTCCTCACGCTCTGGTCGGGGGACACGTTGAAGACGACGACGCTCGATTCCGGGGGCGTGGATGAGCACGGCGTCACTCGGGCGCTCTTCGGCAATCCGCAGACGGGGCCGTTCTTCATCGCCGACGCGCGTGCGGGGGACATGCTGGTCATCCACCTGAAGCGCCTGCGGTTGAACCGGCGCCATGCGGACAGCCTGGACAGCATCGTCGGTCGGGCGCTTACGCCCGCGCTGGCGGCGAAGGCGGCGGAGCTGGGGAAGCCCGTGCGCTGGAAGCTGGACCTGGAGCGAGGTGTCGCGAGCCCCGAGTCGCCGACGGAGCGGCTCAAGGATTTCACGGTGCCGTTGAAGCCCATGCTCGGAGGGCTGGCGGTGGCACCGGACTTCGGTCTGCCTGCCTTCTCGACGGGGGACACGGGGCGCTTCGGCGGGAACATGGACTTCAACGAGGTGGTGGAGGGGAACACCGTCTCCCTTCCCGTCTACCAGCCGGGGGCGCTGCTCTACTTCGGGGATGCCCATGCCGCGCAGGGCGATGGAGAGACGTCGCAGTACGCGCTGGAGACCTCCATGGAGGTCGAGCTCACCGTGGAGGTGGTGCGTGGCAAGGCGCCGTCGATGCCGAGGGTGGAGTCTCCCACGCACCTGATGGTGCTCGGGCAGGCCGGCTCGCTGGATGACGCGCTGCGGTCGGCGACGAGCGGCATGACGCAGTGGCTGGAGCAGGACTACGGGCTGACGCTCTCGGAGAGCGCGCAGGTGCTGGGCAGCAGCGTGCAGTACGTCGTCGCCAACCTGGCGGGGCGCAGCGTCGGGGTCGTCGCGAAGCTCGACAAGGCGCGGCTGGCGAAGCTGCGGCGAGAGGCGAAGTAG